The following coding sequences lie in one Cucurbita pepo subsp. pepo cultivar mu-cu-16 chromosome LG13, ASM280686v2, whole genome shotgun sequence genomic window:
- the LOC111808021 gene encoding basic leucine zipper 43-like, which produces MQPSEVTSLQYLIPSNLSPYATHFPMAQNNLSTMQLNELSNPLYNFQGSSQFQDFNRHPCLSSNSTSDEADEQQQSLIDERKQRRMVSNRESARRSRMRKQKHLDELWSQVVWLRNENHQLIDKLNQVSDCHDKVVQENAQLKEQTSELRQMITELQVNNPYPKFRELEEIPPNTPSES; this is translated from the coding sequence ATGCAGCCTAGTGAAGTCACAAGTCTCCAATATCTCATCCCCTCCAATTTATCTCCATATGCTACTCACTTTCCCATGGCTCAGAACAACTTATCTACAATGCAACTTAATGAACTCTCCAATCCTCTATATAACTTCCAAGGTTCTTCTCAGTTCCAAGATTTTAATCGACATCCATGCTTGAGTAGCAATTCAACTTCTGATGAAGCAGATGAGCAACAGCAAAGCCTCATTGACGAGAGGAAGCAGAGAAGGATGGTATCCAATAGAGAGTCGGCACGCCGGTCACGTATGCGCAAACAGAAGCATTTGGACGAGCTTTGGTCTCAAGTGGTTTGGCTTCGGAATGAGAACCATCAGCTTATAGATAAGTTGAACCAAGTTTCAGACTGCCATGACAAGGTTGTTCAAGAAAATGCTCAACTCAAAGAGCAGACTTCTGAACTCCGTCAAATGATCACAGAACTACAGGTCAATAATCCTTACCCCAAATTCAGAGAACTTGAAGAAATCCCCCCCAACACACCATCCGAGAGCTGA